The Etheostoma spectabile isolate EspeVRDwgs_2016 chromosome 9, UIUC_Espe_1.0, whole genome shotgun sequence DNA segment GATATCATGATGACAATAATATAACCCTAGTCATCAAGTCCTGTTAAGATGGGGTGGATGATATGTCTTAGTGCTGATGATAATAATGTGCCATTGGCGTGAACTGTGTATGTGCGCTGTAAATCCTGTTGAGGTACAGGTGGATTTAGTTATTGTGCACTCTTAATGCACAGCGCCAGGTAAAGGCAGGTTATGTGTTCGGGTTCTCTGTGGGTGGAGTTGCCTGTCATATAGTTTTATGTATATTGTGAGGACTTTGACTCTCAGCACTATCCATCTGGTCTGACTGCTATTCTGCGTATTGTGCCATAAAGATTAGAAGAGGCCAGGGACTGACGGGAAAGTAACGTTGCTAACTGGAAAGGCAGGCTTTGCAGACAATGAATCATGTGCGCTGATCTGTCAGGGCCTACCTGACAAGAGAGTGAATGCACTCCAATGAGAGCATATGAAATCAAAGGTGAAACTTTTTTCTGAAGACACTTTAAATCTATCCCAGTCTTGGATAAAATGTAGTTTGCTCAGTTACATCAAAGTCCCAGTTTTACAGATCAGTACTTATAGTTTGGCTGTTTTGAGTtcagtgggggtgggggggtttaACCTGAAACTGCCCTACAAACATCTGAATTATTCAACACTCACAAATCAGGTCCGACCAATCCTAACGCTAAACAACAGCTGACAACATCCCACATTGCTTTAGGTTTCTTTGGTTACAAAAGCTGGACCCATAAAGTCTGATCCAAGAATGTCACCTACGCAGACagttcatttccttgttttgttaattttgtatctttttactttacattCTGTTTAACACAAATGAAAAACCTGTGTTCTTCTTTAATGTTCATCTCCATATCTGTTCTTCTTCCCTGCTTGGCGTGTTTGTGCAGGCGTCCCGAAAACTGTGGACCAGCCTGTGTGGAAACACGCTGTTCTTCTTCAACGACATGAGAGACACTGATGTGAGTTATCTCAAAGATTTGGATTAATACAAGCCGGATATTTGGATGATTCTTGATCAAAACCAACAGGAATTATATGTCACtccatgtgtctttgtgtgttcagTACATAGAAAAAGTGGATCTCAGTGGATTTATCTCAGTAACGGATGACGGCAGCCAGGATTGTAACTTGGATGCAGCCAGATTCATCCTCCAGATAAAGGATATAAATTTCAAATTCACTGTGAGGAAATTAACCTAACCTATTTAAAGCAACCTCATTTTTTTCAGAGTAATTCctaattttacagtttttctctccTTCGTTGTGGCTACAGGCTTCTAGCGCAGAGACTCGGGAGTTGTGGAAGGGCTATATCCAATCTGTGGCTGAGGTCAGTGGTGTATAACATTTGGCCAACTTTATGGACAGAACaataccgtttttttttttttattattgtttaaattTAAGATGGCCAATGTTTGGTAGTTAACATCAGGCCCTCATTTGCACAGATATTTTAAAGCAGAAACTGTGTCTCCTTGCAGCTGTCGGTACCATCCTCCCTCAACCTGCTGCCAGGCCAGATCCACAGGCTGAAAGAGGCAgtagaaaaggaaaaggaaagaaaaatagatGTCTCTCAACCTGCTGTACTCAACAACTGTGCTTACATCAGCGTCCAAGCAGACATGCCACCGTGAGTACAAACAAGACGATTTACTATTGAAACTCACGCTCAAGTAAAATACTTGATATTCCTAATGTAGCTAaaagaaagggctgaaaccatgATACACATGACCAAAATTCCTATTTAGCAAGAGCATTTTGGAGCACATTAAAAAAGTCTTTTATTAGATCTAATAATATTTAATGATTCAATTCTGTAACTTTTACCACTGCAAAACAGGTAAAGGGCTACAGTATTATCAGAATCCAGAACAAAACAGGCACTATGTATCGACCTTGAAGCATTCtggtgaaaagaaaatggaatATCTAAATTCATCTTAGAATCTTCTGTTTCTTATGAAAAGAGACACCTACCTTTCAGTCTCTGCACCTTTACAGTCGCGTGGTCCCATTTTTTCATAGCAATGCTGTACATGGAAGACTCATGTTTGATGATTTCTTTTTAGGTTTTCAGATAAACTGAAGCATTAAATGCTATTTTATGTGTTCAGAAATCTCAGACAAGACTTTGTGCATTTTAATCCACCCTTTCTCCTATATACAAACTCTGTGTCACTACTAAAATCAGTTTGAGATGAGTGATGGCTGaagtttttccttttgtctAATGTCGGTGTTTTTTTGTGACGTCATGCAGGTGTTACCACCGCGTGTCCCGTCTGGAGGCAGAGCTGCTGCTTGTGAAAGAGGCCAAGAGGGGAAACCTCCTGCTGAGGCCCGGGAGTAACGGAACCTCTTTCGCTGTCAGCACCAGACAGGACCTTGAAGGGTACACACACCCAAAGTATAAACACATCATCAAAATATGTCATCTTGAACAATGTATAATCTGTTTGTTCACTGGATCTGTGTCCTGATTGCATGCCTTACTCTTCCTGCATCAGCTCTGTATTCAGACACTACCGTGTGACTCGTAAACATGAAGGAGGCTTCGCCATAGACGTAGACAATCCGGTGAGTATTAGAAATCACGCTTAAGGTACTTTTGCACTGTATGTGCCACATAAAAAGGTCTGAGGGCTGGTCTTTGCAGTGTTAGGCAGGTACACATATCAGTAATAAAACAAGAATCTTTTTTCATTAACATAATCCAGGACAAAACAGGTATTATGTATTGGccttaaagaaaaatatttttatgcttttttccttttattacaacagctgaagagagacaggcaatgggggggggggggggtgacaagGGCTTGGCACAAGAAAACCAACAGTGCTATTTATTGCTTGATCAGATCAGCTTCAATAAGCTTTGCCTGCGAGTAATGTGAGTCATGACTTTACATGGCAGTGAAGAACAGGATGTGAGATAGATAGAGTTGTTCTTTAATAGAAGTAAATACTGGAATTGGCTCATTACATTTTGTACAGTCACATTTGCTCTGTACCTGGCCTATGTTCTGTGGAATTTTATTCCGCTGCCAGTGACACggctcacgtgtgtgtgtgttttaccagTTTCCTTCTCAGCACTAATGACATCTAATGACAATAATTAAACTCATTTTGTTCCGAGAATAACATTGATATTGTGGTAATTGATGTTGAGTCAAGCCCAATCGGAAAACACAATACGTTTTATTTcctttgtgtattttattgtgCTTAAGTTGCTAAAGAAAAGCTGTTGTCGCTGCAGGTCCCATGCCCCACGTTACACGATGTGGTCAACTATTTAGTGGAAAAAACGGACGGAGTTCTGATTCCTCTGATCATTGAGGAAGCctatgacaaaaacatcagtatGTACAAAAACAGAGACTTTTTTAAATCGTATTTATTCTTCTCTGTGTTCGCTTTCTTTTGCTCACTTTGTATTTAAGGTCACCTTTTAAGCTTTGTGATTATTATTCCATATACCAAACATATACATTTACCATAAGGTATACATGACTAATTGAAGTTATGGCTTTTTCACAGCTTTTATCAAGACTGATAATGACAACGGAGAGACGAGCGTTCAGTGTGCCTCGTCAAACCTCATTCTACCAAGTTTACCCACTAAACCAGGTACTGCCGTTGTTGCAGAAAGTCCC contains these protein-coding regions:
- the LOC116696095 gene encoding signal-transducing adaptor protein 1 isoform X1, which encodes MALRTARQRSQLPSCYYEGYLEKRSFKDKASRKLWTSLCGNTLFFFNDMRDTDYIEKVDLSGFISVTDDGSQDCNLDAARFILQIKDINFKFTASSAETRELWKGYIQSVAELSVPSSLNLLPGQIHRLKEAVEKEKERKIDVSQPAVLNNCAYISVQADMPPCYHRVSRLEAELLLVKEAKRGNLLLRPGSNGTSFAVSTRQDLEGYTHPNSVFRHYRVTRKHEGGFAIDVDNPVPCPTLHDVVNYLVEKTDGVLIPLIIEEAYDKNITFIKTDNDNGETSVQCASSNLILPSLPTKPAVAPRVPKTKPVAVPIEEKHLYQNEKQEDKDKETEDAPAVPVAQAETKKTKKAVMPPTPVPRKLTFSTSPPSSTTTTTTTTEAVCISKNNLDVRMSNSTDPLGQTISELKLKLQQKARC
- the LOC116696095 gene encoding signal-transducing adaptor protein 1 isoform X4; this translates as MALRTARQRSQLPSCYYEGYLEKRSFKDKASRKLWTSLCGNTLFFFNDMRDTDYIEKVDLSGFISVTDDGSQDCNLDAARFILQIKDINFKFTASSAETRELWKGYIQSVAELSVPSSLNLLPGQIHRLKEAVEKEKERKIDVSQPAVLNNCAYISVQADMPPCYHRVSRLEAELLLVKEAKRGNLLLRPGSNGTSFAVSTRQDLEGSVFRHYRVTRKHEGGFAIDVDNPVPCPTLHDVVNYLVEKTDGVLIPLIIEEAYDKNITFIKTDNDNGETSVQCASSNLILPSLPTKPVAPRVPKTKPVAVPIEEKHLYQNEKQEDKDKETEDAPAVPVAQAETKKTKKAVMPPTPVPRKLTFSTSPPSSTTTTTTTTEAVCISKNNLDVRMSNSTDPLGQTISELKLKLQQKARC
- the LOC116696095 gene encoding signal-transducing adaptor protein 2 isoform X2, which produces MALRTARQRSQLPSCYYEGYLEKRSFKDKASRKLWTSLCGNTLFFFNDMRDTDYIEKVDLSGFISVTDDGSQDCNLDAARFILQIKDINFKFTASSAETRELWKGYIQSVAELSVPSSLNLLPGQIHRLKEAVEKEKERKIDVSQPAVLNNCAYISVQADMPPCYHRVSRLEAELLLVKEAKRGNLLLRPGSNGTSFAVSTRQDLEGYTHPNSVFRHYRVTRKHEGGFAIDVDNPVPCPTLHDVVNYLVEKTDGVLIPLIIEEAYDKNITFIKTDNDNGETSVQCASSNLILPSLPTKPVAPRVPKTKPVAVPIEEKHLYQNEKQEDKDKETEDAPAVPVAQAETKKTKKAVMPPTPVPRKLTFSTSPPSSTTTTTTTTEAVCISKNNLDVRMSNSTDPLGQTISELKLKLQQKARC
- the LOC116696095 gene encoding signal-transducing adaptor protein 1 isoform X3, producing the protein MALRTARQRSQLPSCYYEGYLEKRSFKDKASRKLWTSLCGNTLFFFNDMRDTDYIEKVDLSGFISVTDDGSQDCNLDAARFILQIKDINFKFTASSAETRELWKGYIQSVAELSVPSSLNLLPGQIHRLKEAVEKEKERKIDVSQPAVLNNCAYISVQADMPPCYHRVSRLEAELLLVKEAKRGNLLLRPGSNGTSFAVSTRQDLEGSVFRHYRVTRKHEGGFAIDVDNPVPCPTLHDVVNYLVEKTDGVLIPLIIEEAYDKNITFIKTDNDNGETSVQCASSNLILPSLPTKPAVAPRVPKTKPVAVPIEEKHLYQNEKQEDKDKETEDAPAVPVAQAETKKTKKAVMPPTPVPRKLTFSTSPPSSTTTTTTTTEAVCISKNNLDVRMSNSTDPLGQTISELKLKLQQKARC